One window of the Eucalyptus grandis isolate ANBG69807.140 chromosome 6, ASM1654582v1, whole genome shotgun sequence genome contains the following:
- the LOC104451133 gene encoding putative receptor protein kinase ZmPK1, whose product MAPPSSLLLPLFLSLFLQSCRLSTSALPSLPKCASLSVEDPGDVLVSPSSTFSAGFFPVGDNAYGFAVWFSNPPCSGAACTPIWMANREAPVNGRRSALSLLDSGNLILTDAGDAGGEVWSSGTSTSSTAELRLNETGNLFLTDGSGRVLWQSFDSPTDTLLPQQPFTGKTLLISARSRYNYSTGFYKLYFASDNVLSLLFDGPSITGVYWPYSWSKGRFLYNSSRIAVLDPLGRFQSSDNYSFYTSDYGVAATQRRMTLDFDGNLRVYSRELGSIVWAVTWEVLSTPCFIHGVCGNNSLCSYDPTKGRSCSCVPGYVPKVPGDWSAGCVPDFTFSDGCVADEIGFVKLKYVDFYGYDYNIIYSTSLAKCRQTCLNLCNCRGFQYIAGSGRMSDCFPKVELLNGQNLSSFTGEFFIKVPKNKTFTVDQLVRRTQYTCPSTPVVKVLDRTYSMKRENGPLNFVLWFSCVVGGIEMVVVFLVWFFLIKNQQDVTSAHQSHLNAATGFKRFNYNELKKATRNFSKEIGRGAGGIVYKAVLPDDWVVAVKVLSNATTGEADFLAEASTIGRVNHINLIGIWGYCAEGKHRLLVYEFMERGSLAQNLSSPELHWKRRFDIAVGTAKGLAYLHEECLEWVLHCDVKPQNILLDSDYQPKVADFGLSKLMDRGKVRNSTFSRIRGTRGYMAPDWVSNLPITSKVDVYSYGIVMLEMVTGISPTTSVDSLESGGDAKKIQLVPWARNKKTGSHLEEMVHPVLRGDYNLKQMEVLIEVALKCVEEDQNARPNMSQVVEMLLRHENDS is encoded by the coding sequence ATGGCTCCGCCATCCtcgctcctcctccctctcttcctctcccttttcCTCCAATCTTGTCGGCTCTCCACCTCGGCGCTGCCCAGCCTCCCCAAATGCGCGTCCCTTTCCGTCGAGGACCCCGGCGACGTCCTCGTCTCCCCTTCCAGCACCTTCTCCGCTGGCTTCTTCCCCGTCGGCGACAACGCCTACGGCTTCGCCGTCTGGTTTAGCAACCCTCCATGCTCCGGCGCCGCTTGCACCCCCATCTGGATGGCCAACCGCGAGGCCCCCGTCAACGGCCGACGCTCCGCCTTATCCCTCCTCGACTCGGGCAACCTCATCCTCACCGACGCCGGCGATGCCGGCGGCGAGGTCTGGTCTTCCGGCACCAGCACCTCCTCCACCGCCGAGCTCCGCCTCAATGAAACTGGGAACCTCTTCCTCACTGACGGCAGCGGCAGAGTCCTGTGGCAGAGCTTCGACTCGCCGACCGACACCCTCCTCCCTCAGCAGCCCTTCACTGGAAAAACACTCCTGATCTCTGCTCGGAGCCGGTACAACTACTCGACCGGGTTCTACAAGCTTTACTTCGCCAGCGACAATGTCCTCAGCCTCCTCTTCGACGGCCCGTCAATCACGGGCGTCTACTGGCCTTACTCGTGGAGCAAGGGCCGATTCCTTTACAACAGCAGCCGCATCGCTGTGCTCGACCCGCTCGGCCGCTTCCAGTCCTCCGACAACTACTCATTCTACACCTCTGATTACGGCGTCGCGGCTACGCAGAGAAGGATGACCCTCGACTTTGATGGCAACTTGCGGGTCTACAGCCGCGAGCTGGGCTCGATTGTCTGGGCCGTGACGTGGGAAGTGCTCAGCACGCCCTGCTTCATCCACGGCGTGTGCGGCAACAACAGCCTCTGCAGCTACGACCCGACCAAGGGTCGGAGCTGCTCCTGCGTGCCTGGCTACGTTCCCAAGGTCCCGGGCGACTGGTCGGCCGGTTGCGTCCCCGATTTCACCTTCTCCGACGGGTGTGTCGCCGACGAGATCGGGTTCGTGAAGCTCAAGTACGTCGATTTCTATGGCTACGACTACAACATCATCTATAGCACCAGTCTCGCTAAGTGCCGGCAGACTTGCCTGAACCTGTGCAACTGCCGAGGATTCCAGTACATTGCAGGCTCCGGCCGCATGTCCGATTGCTTCCCCAAGGTCGAGCTCCTGAATGGCCAGAACTTGTCCAGCTTCACCGGCGAGTTCTTCATTAAGGTCCCCAAGAATAAGACCTTCACCGTGGACCAGCTGGTGAGGAGAACTCAGTACACTTGTCCTTCCACCCCGGTGGTGAAGGTCTTGGACAGGACTTATTCCATGAAACGCGAAAACGGGCCGTTGAACTTCGTGCTCTGGTTTTCCTGCGTGGTGGGAGGGATCGAGATGGTGGTAGTGTTCTTGGTGTGGTTCTTCCTGATCAAGAACCAGCAGGACGTCACTTCCGCGCACCAGAGCCACCTCAATGCCGCAACCGGGTTCAAGCGGTTCAACTACAACGAGCTCAAGAAGGCAACGAGGAATTTCAGCAAGGAGATCGGGAGAGGCGCAGGCGGGATCGTGTACAAGGCCGTATTGCCAGATGATTGGGTCGTCGCAGTGAAGGTGCTCAGCAATGCCACAACTGGAGAGGCCGATTTTCTGGCCGAGGCTAGCACGATCGGCAGGgtgaaccacataaatttgaTCGGGATATGGGGTTACTGTGCCGAGGGAAAGCACAGGCTATTGGTATACGAGTTCATGGAACGCGGATCACTGGCACAGAACTTGTCGTCACCTGAGCTTCATTGGAAGAGGCGGTTCGACATCGCAGTGGGCACCGCAAAGGGTTTAGCTTATCTCCACGAGGAGTGCTTGGAGTGGGTTCTGCATTGTGACGTGAAGCCTCAGAACATACTCTTAGACTCCGACTACCAACCCAAAGTTGCGGATTTTGGGCTTTCCAAGCTAATGGACCGAGGGAAGGTGAGGAATTCCACCTTCTCGAGAATTAGAGGAACCCGAGGATACATGGCTCCCGATTGGGTCTCAAATCTGCCCATCACATCCAAGGTGGATGTCTATAGCTACGGGATCGTCATGTTAGAGATGGTGACCGGAATTAGCCCGACGACAAGTGTTGATTCATTGGAGAGCGGAGGGGATGCCAAGAAAATCCAGCTCGTCCCGTGGGCGAGGAATAAGAAGACGGGGTCCCATCTGGAAGAGATGGTGCATCCTGTGCTCAGGGGCGATTACAACTTGAAGCAAATGGAAGTCTTGATCGAGGTTGCGCTCAAGTGTGTGGAGGAAGATCAAAACGCCAGACCCAACATGAGCCAAGTGGTGGAAATGCTTCTTAGGCATGAGAATGATAGTTAG